A region from the Populus trichocarpa isolate Nisqually-1 chromosome 18, P.trichocarpa_v4.1, whole genome shotgun sequence genome encodes:
- the LOC7463750 gene encoding serine/threonine-protein kinase EDR1: MSKMKHLLRKLHIGDHHNRFGGETRPVSSSNTSPSTTPSPSNERIEPVESTAVDRTAVEAISSSNSSGIDFNLLEEEFQVQLALAISASDPDSTLDTESAQIDAAKRISLRSCPVVPVTDTDSLAESLSLRYWSYSVVNYNEKVMDGFYDVCGLTSNSVVQGNMPLLVDLQAISISENVDYEVIMVNRYVDAELQDLEKKAYIMSLESTVSDGLIQKIADVVVDRMGGPVSDAGEMSSRWKRRSKELQNTLNSIILPLGCLDVGLSRHRALLFKVIADRINLPCMLVKGSYYTGTDDGAVNLIKMDDGSEYIIDLMGAPGTLIPPEVPSSHLPTAGFDISGFASLTETPKDSTALMGEGSGVPAISTNLDRIPHVGSSTSGEGLYVSIKTNENDLNLVEKNQIEKFEYDFGKLRLSGSEKPSSAQKIKVKNVSKYVISAAKNPEFAQKLHAVLLESGASPPPDLFSDMNLGESKLLEKAHPENRVNLGDQLLCCLDDMLTGHEQTLMSLTREGMLNNIRCDYEQEQFAEGSADEPRKLNVNISNSDLSFPSDVTSEGFVLLNNRTNENLQIDTSGIDMVSIHASGIAGSAMHENPLHDSFLFSGLEPCQLQPEHALVSSENQCFQEKTGRLFNMETGKESDFKLMETANSGLHTSNGYSERINPMLGEVAEWEIPWEDLEIGERIGIGSYGEVYHGDWNGTEVAVKKFLNQGFSGDVLVQFKCEAEIMLRLRHPNVVLFMGAVTRPPHLSILTEFLPRGSLYRLLHRPNSQIDEKRRMQMALDVAKGMNYLHTSHPTIVHRDLKSPNLLVNKNWLVKVCDFGLSRIKHHTFLSSKSTAGTPEWMAPEVLRNEPANEKCDIYSFGVILWELATCQIPWKGLNPMQVVGAVGFQNRHLEIPGYIDPAIAQIIRDCWQLEPNLRPSFAQLITRLRCAQHLLVETPNHTNQTAD, translated from the exons ATGTCGAAGATGAAGCATCTACTAAGAAAGCTCCACATCGGTGACCATCACAACCGATTTGGTGGCGAGACCCGACCCGTTTCGAGTTCAAACACGAGTCCCAGTACCACTCCGAGTCCGTCAAATGAAAGAATCGAGCCCGTTGAATCCACGGCAGTGGATCGGACGGCAGTCGAAGCGattagtagtagtaatagtagtgggattgattttaatttattagaggAGGAATTTCAAGTGCAATTGGCTTTAGCGATTAGTGCGTCGGATCCGGATTCGACTCTGGATACGGAATCTGCTCAGATCGATGCTGCTAAGCGGATTAGTCTCCGGAGCTGTCCCGTCGTCCCGGTTACTGATACCGATTCTCTTGctgagtctctctctctccgaTACTGG AGCTATAGTGTtgtaaattataatgaaaaagtGATGGATGGCTTTTATGATGTTTGTGGACTTACCTCAAACTCAGTTGTTCAAGGGAATATGCCATTGTTAGTGGATCTTCAAGCAATATCAATATCAGAAAATGTTGATTATGAAGTTATCATGGTAAACCGATATGTTGATGCTGAACTGCAAGATCTTGAGAAAAAAGCTTATATCATGTCCCTGGAAAGCACAGTCTCTGATGGCTTGATCCAGAAAATTGCTGATGTTGTTGTTGATAGAATGGGTGGTCCGGTGAGTGATGCTGGTGAGATGTCAAGCAGGTGGAAAAGGCGAAGCAAAGAGCTACAGAACACTCTGAACTCTATCATTCTACCCCTTGGTTGTCTTGATGTTGGACTTTCTCGCCACAGGGCCTTGCTCTTTAAG GTGATAGCTGATAGGATTAATCTCCCATGTATGCTGGTTAAAGGGAGCTACTATACTGGCACTGATGATGGAGCTGTAAATTTGATTAAGATGGACGATGGAAG TGAATACATTATTGATCTGATGGGTGCTCCGGGCACTCTAATTCCTCCTGAGGTGCCCAGCAGCCATCTTCCAACAGCTGGATTTGACATAAGTGGGTTCGCCAGTCTTACAGAAACCCCCAAAGATTCAACTGCGTTGATGGGTGAAGGATCTGGGGTTCCTGCAATTTCAACTAACCTGGATAGGATTCCCCATGTTGGCAGCTCAACATCAGGAGAAGGATTATATGTCAGCATCAAAACAAACGAGAATGATCTGAACTTAGttgagaaaaatcaaattgagaaaTTTGAATATGATTTTGGGAAGCTCAGGTTATCAGGTTCTGAAAAACCTTCATCTgcacaaaaaattaaagttaaaaatgttTCCAAGTATGTCATCAGTGCAGCGAAGAATCCTGAATTTGCACAGAAATTACACGCTGTCTTGTTAGAGAGTGGTGCATCACCTCCTCCTGATTTGTTTTCAGATATGAATCTGGGTGAATCAAAGCTGCTTGAGAAAGCTCACCCAGAAAACAGGGTAAATCTAGGTGACCAGCTTCTCTGTTGTTTAGATGACATGTTGACAGGGCATGAACAGACCCTTATGTCCTTAACTAGGGAGGGTATGTTGAACAACATTAGGTGTGATTATGAACAAGAACAGTTTGCTGAGGGCTCAGCCGATGAACCtagaaaattgaatgtgaataTCTCAAATTCTGACTTGTCTTTCCCTTCCGATGTCACCAGTGAAGGATTTGTGCTTCTTAATAATAGAACAAATGAAAATTTGCAAATAGATACCTCCGGCATAGATATGGTGTCTATTCATGCATCTGGAATTGCTGGAAGTGCTATGCATGAGAATCCGCTTCATGATTCTTTCTTGTTCTCTGGATTGGAACCTTGCCAATTACAACCTGAACATGCCTTGGTTAGTAGTGAGAACCAGTGCTTTCAGGAGAAAACAGGAAGGCTTTTTAACATGGAAACTGGCAAAGAATCTGATTTCAAATTGATGGAAACAGCAAACAGTGGTCTGCATACTAGCAATGGTTACAGTGAGAGAATAAACCCTATGCTGGGGGAGGTGGCTGAATGGGAAATTCCATGGGAGGATCTTGAGATCGGTGAACGTATAGGCATTG GTTCATATGGCGAGGTCTACCATGGGGATTGGAATGGCACT GAAGTTGCTGTGAAGAAATTTTTGAACCAGGGTTTCTCTGGTGATGTGTTGGTTCAGTTCAAATGTGAA GCTGAAATCATGCTAAGATTAAGACATCCTAACGTTGTTCTTTTCATGGGAGCAGTTACTCGTCCCCCGCACTTATCAATACTAACTGAGTTCTTGCCCAG AGGGAGTTTGTATAGGTTACTGCATCGTCCCAATTCTCAGATTGATGAAAAGAGGCGAATGCAAATGGCTCTTGATGTG gCAAAGGGAATGAATTACTTGCACACTAGCCATCCTACCATAGTGCATCGAGATTTAAAGTCTCCTAATCTCCTCGTCAACAAAAACTGGCTTGTTAAG GTCTGTGATTTTGGATTGTCACGCATTAAGCACCATACTTTTCTGTCCTCGAAGTCTACTGCTGGAACG CCTGAATGGATGGCACCTGAAGTCCTGAGAAACGAACCAGCAAATGAGAA ATGTGATATATACAGCTTTGGTGTGATACTATGGGAGTTGGCTACGTGTCAAATCCCTTGGAAAGGCTTAAATCCAATGCAGGTTGTGGGAGCTGTTGGATTCCAAAATCGACATCTTGAAATTCCAGGGTACATTGATCCAGCCATTGCCCAGATAATACGAGATTGTTGGCAATT GGAGCCAAATTTGCGACCATCTTTTGCACAGCTTATAACCCGTCTTCGATGCGCTCAACATCTACTTGTTGAGACACCAAACCATACAAACCAAACAGCAGACTGA
- the LOC7476648 gene encoding protein REVERSION-TO-ETHYLENE SENSITIVITY1, with protein sequence MSRGQFSAMDLKGAYDVEHMSSTSRIQHELWPLDGIDPKKAKFPCCLIWTPLPVVSWLAPFIGHVGICREDGTILDFSGSNFVNVDDFSFGAAARYFQLDREQCCFPPNLTGHTCKHGYKHSEYGTAITWDDALQSSMRHFDHKTYNLFTCNCHSFVANCLNRLCYGGSMDWNMIDVAVLILFKGHWIDWKSIVRSFLPFAVALCIGVCLVGWPFLVGLFSFSLLLMGWFLLGTYCFKSLLEC encoded by the exons ATGTCACGTGGACAATTTTCTGCAATGGATTTAAAAGGAGCTTACGATGTTGAGCATATGAGTTCCACGTCAAGAATTCAGCATGAACTGTGGCCTCTCGATGGAATTGATCCAAAGAAAGCCAAGTTTCCGTGTTGTCTTATTTGGACTCCACTCCCAGTTGTCTCATGGTTGGCACCTTTCATTGGACATGTTGGCATTTGCAGAGAGGATGGAactattttagatttttcaggATCCAATTTTGTGAatgttgatgatttttcttttggtgcTGCTGCTAGATATTTTCAACTTGATAGAGAACAG TGTTGCTTTCCGCCAAACCTAACTGGACACACATGCAAGCATGGCTACAAGCACTCAGAATATGGGACTGCGATCACATGGGATGATGCTCTGCAGTCAAGCATGCGTCACTTTGATCACAAAACATACAATCTTTTCACATGCAACTGTCATTCATTTGTTGCCAACTGTCTGAATCGGTTATGTTATGGTGGATCAATGGATTGGAACATGATAGATGTGGCAGTTCTAATACTCTTCAAGGGGCATTGGATAGATTGGAAATCCATCGTCAGATCCTTCCTTCCTTTCGCAGTTGCGCTTTGCATAGGTGTATGCTTGGTTGGCTGGCCCTTCTTAGTTGGCCTGTTCTCATTCTCTCTCCTCCTTATGGGGTGGTTTTTGTTGGGCACGTATTGTTTCAAAAGCCTGTTAGAATGCTAA